From Apium graveolens cultivar Ventura chromosome 9, ASM990537v1, whole genome shotgun sequence, the proteins below share one genomic window:
- the LOC141684073 gene encoding uncharacterized protein LOC141684073: MPSQTCVPMTETSNGVVILITLLNILVYKLQQLQEAHQKKILPLSVPKLCRRFLLPDIKLATNNFDEELVIGKGGFGIVYKGIIDFGERIVAIKRAKSTSKQRSREFLSEIEMLSKFQHSHIVSLIGYCDDGEEMILVYDYMPSGSLADHLHKRVRKGDASLPSLTWVQRLKICIGAAHGLEYLHTGTGIENRVIHRDVKTSNILLDKNLAAKISDFGLSKTGPANQTCTYVSTRVRGTHGYLDPYYVATDRVTSKSDVYAFGVVLFEALCGRPAVDASLDEEQISLAGWAQHCSKEGLLEQIIDPNIKVNISSDSLNTYVDIAIKCLHTQPKRRPTMAEVVVGLQSALALQEKSTSYSLVEILPDDYTQEDIDPSIFEVNNTTIHNREHVYTGEEIVKRRSKQFSARKTFTRRFSALISVTARVFSVNKDAKMSSYTDGVLPGSSKKSQAARPKKILVDSENDSWEKEEIFQSSKLKSFGFNDLRVATRKFGSDSMLGEGGFGSVYKGWIDENTFAPSKWGTGMVIAVKSLNLDGLQGHNEWLAEINYLGTLTHPNLVKLIGYCLEEEHRLLVYEFVPQGSLENLLFRRSSYFELLSWNLRIKIALGAAKGLAYLHSSLAGVIYRDFKTSNILIDSNYNAKLSDFGIAKDGPDLGNTHVSTGVMGTYGYAAPEYVNTGHLTYKSDIYGFGVVLLEILTGRQVIDKNRPPGEHNLVEWAKPYLSSKNKVLHVMDADIKGQYTVKAALTACSLTLQCLSGVTKSRPDANQVVKELEQLQDL; the protein is encoded by the exons ATGCCCTCTCAAACTTGTGTTCCAATGACAGAGACCTCAAATGGGGTGGTGATTCTCATTACTCTACTGAATATTTTGGTTTATAAGCTCCAACAACTCCAAGAAGCTCACCAAAAGAAGATCTTACCATTGTCTGTTCCAAAATTATGTCGTCGATTTTTACTTCCAGATATCAAATTAGCAACAAACAATTTTGATGAAGAATTAGTGATTGGAAAAGGTGGGTTTGGAATTGTTTATAAAGGTATCATTGATTTCGGAGAGAGGATTGTTGCAATAAAGCGGGCGAAATCTACGTCCAAGCAAAGAAGCAGAGAGTTTCTGTCAGAGATTGAGATGCTTTCGAAGTTTCAACATAGTCATATAGTGTCTCTAATTGGTTATTGCGATGATGGTGAGGAGATGATACTAGTTTATGATTATATGCCTTCTGGAAGCCTTGCTGATCATCTGCATAAAAGGGTCAGAAAAGGTGATGCTTCTTTGCCTTCTTTAACATGGGTGCAGCGTCTCAAGATTTGTATTGGGGCTGCACATGGACTAGAATACCTTCACACTGGTACAGGGATTGAGAACAGAGTCATACACAGAGATGTCAAGACTTCAAATATATTGCTGGATAAGAATTTGGCAGCTAAAATTTCCGACTTTGGATTGTCTAAGACAGGTCCAGCAAATCAGACATGTACTTATGTAAGCACCCGTGTTAGGGGAACACACGGTTATTTAGATCCATACTATGTTGCTACTGACAGAGTTACTAGTAAATCTGATGTCTATGCGTTTGGTGTGGTGTTATTTGAGGCCTTGTGTGGGAGACCAGCAGTTGACGCGAGTCTGGATGAAGAGCAGATTAGTTTAGCTGGATGGGCACAACATTGCTCCAAAGAGGGACTCTTGGAACAGATAATTGATCCTAATATCAAGGTAAACATTTCCTCTGATTCCTTGAACACATATGTTGACATTGCTATCAAGTGTTTACATACTCAACCCAAACGCCGTCCTACTATGGCTGAGGTTGTTGTCGGTCTTCAATCTGCATTGGCGTTACAAGAAAAGAGTACATCTTATTCCTTGGTAGAGATACTACCTGATGATTATACCCAAGAAGATATAGATCCTTCAATATTTGAGGTGAATAATACTACTATTCACAACCGGGAACATGTATATACTGGAGAGGAGATTGTAAAACGTCGCAGTAAGCAGTTTTCAGCTAGAAAGACATTTACAAGAAGGTTCAGTGCTCTAATTTCAGTTACAGCTAGGGTGTTCTCAG TCAATAAAGATGCAAAGATGTCCAGCTACACTGATGGTGTACTTCCAGGGAGTAGTAAAAAATCACAGGCTGCCAGACCTAAGAAGATATTAGTAGACTCAGAAAATGATTCTTGGGAAAAGGAAGAAATATTTCAGTCCTCGAAattgaagagtttcgggttcaaTGATCTTAGAGTAGCTACCAGGAAGTTCGGTTCAGACAGTATGTTAGGGGAAGGTGGTTTTGGTAGTGTTTATAAGGGCTGGATTGATGAGAACACATTTGCTCCTTCCAAATGGGGTACTGGTATGGTTATTGCAGTAAAGAGTTTAAATCTTGACGGATTACAAGGTCACAATGAGTGGTTG GCAGAAATCAATTATCTTGGGACACTCACTCATCCTAATCTTGTAAAATTGATCGGGTACTGCTTAGAAGAGGAGCATCGACTTCTGGTATATGAGTTTGTGCCTCAGGGGAGCTTGGAAAACCTTCTATTTAGGA GGAGTTCTTACTTTGAACTGCTCTCTTGGAATCTCCGTATAAAGATAGCTCTTGGTGCAGCAAAGGGGCTTGCATATCTTCACAGTTCACTAGCAGGAGTGATATATCGTGATTTCAAAACATCCAATATATTGATTGACTCT AATTACAATGCAAAGCTCTCTGATTTTGGGATTGCAAAAGACGGACCAGATTTGGGAAATACCCACGTGTCCACAGGGGTTATGGGAACATATGGTTATGCAGCTCCGGAATACGTGAATACAG GTCATCTAACTTATAAAAGCGATATCTACGGCTTTGGAGTTGTTCTCCTGGAAATTTTGACTGGACGACAGGTAATTGACAAAAATCGTCCACCAGGGGAGCATAACCTTGTAGAGTGGGCTAAGCCTTACCTGAGCAGCAAAAACAAGGTTCTGCATGTCATGGATGCAGACATCAAAGGCCAATACACTGTCAAAGCAGCATTAACAGCATGTTCACTCACTCTTCAATGCCTCTCAGGAGTTACCAAATCAAGACCTGACGCAAACCAGGTGGTAAAAGAATTAGAGCAGCTCCAGGATTTGTAA
- the LOC141684596 gene encoding putative receptor-like protein kinase At5g38990, with translation MTENSNGVVILITLLNILVYKLHKLQEAQQKRRLPLSVGLLCKRFSLGDIKSATNDFKEELVIGKGGFGIVYKGIIDFKDRFVAIKRSKSMSKQGCKEFITEIKMLTQVQHSHIVSLIGYCDDCEEMILVYDYLASGSLADRLHKRVRKGDTSLPSLTWVQRLKICIGAAHGLDYLHTGTGIKDRVIHRDVKTSNILLDENLAAKISDFGLSKTGPANQTCTYCYLRSCVEDQQWIKVCLKSKLV, from the exons ATGACAGAAAACTCAAACGGGGTGGTGATTCTCATCACTCTATTAAATATTTTGGTTTATAAGCTCCACAAACTCCAAGAAGCTCAACAAAAAAGACGCTTACCGTTGTCTGTTGGACTACTGTGTAAGCGTTTCTCCCTTGGAGACATCAAGTCAGCAACAAACGACTTTAAGGAAGAATTAGTGATTGGAAAAGGTGGATTTGGAATTGTTTATAAAGGTATTATTGACTTCAAAGATAGGTTTGTTGCTATAAAGAGATCCAAATCTATGTCAAAGCAAGGATGCAAGGAGTTCATTACAGAGATTAAAATGCTTACCCAGGTTCAACACAGTCATATTGTCTCTCTCATTGGTTATTGTGATGATTGTGAGGAGATGATACTAGTTTATGATTATTTGGCTTCTGGGAGCCTTGCTGATCGTCTGCATAAAAGGGTCAGAAAAGGTGATACTTCTTTGCCTTCTTTAACATGGGTGCAGCGCCTTAAGATTTGCATAGGCGCAGCACATGGACTAGACTACCTTCACACTGGCACAGGCATAAAGGACAGAGTAATACACAGAGATGTTAAGACATCCAACATTCTGCTGGATGAGAATTTGGCAGCTAAAATTTCGGACTTTGGGTTGTCCAAGACAGGTCCAGCAAACCAGACTTGTACATAT TGTTATTTGAGGTCTTGTGTGGAAGACCAGCAGTGGATAAAAGTCTGCCTGAAGAGCAAATTAGTTTAG